Proteins encoded by one window of Marixanthomonas sp. SCSIO 43207:
- the uvrC gene encoding excinuclease ABC subunit UvrC — protein MSEASVQLQISTLPNSPGVYQYYDKNNKLLYVGKAKNLKKRVASYFTKQHDNARTRLLVKKIKTIKHIVVATETDALLLENNLIKKYQPRYNVLLKDDKSYPWICIKNERFPRVFPTRRLIKDGSEYFGPYTSMKTVHTLLDLIRGLYPLRTCNYDLAEEKIRNDKYKVCLEYHLGNCIGPCEGKQTEADYNGNIQAIRNIIKGNFKDSLNQFKTQMKQFAADLKFEDAQRVKEKIDVLENYQVKSTVVNPKINNVDVFSIVSDESYGYINFLQISFGSIIRSHTLEIKKKLQESDKELLTLAVVELRQRFNSQSKELYLPFKIETEEGIKVHIPKVGDKKKILDLSLRNAKYYRMERFKQAKIVDPDRHENRIMAQMKKDLRLSEEPRHIECFDNSNIQGSNPVAACVVFKNGKPSKKDYRKFNIKTVKGPDDFASMEEVVYRRYKRLKEEEQPLPQLIIIDGGKGQLSSALKSLEKLDLRGKIAIIGIAKRLEELFYPDDPIPLYLDKKSETLKIIQQLRNEAHRFGITFHRDKRSKQALDTVLETIPGIGEKTVLQLLKQFKSTKRIQQASFDELADVVGTSRAKKIITHFQQS, from the coding sequence ATGTCTGAAGCTTCAGTACAACTACAAATTTCTACTCTCCCCAACTCACCGGGAGTGTATCAATATTATGACAAAAATAATAAGTTGCTGTATGTAGGTAAAGCAAAAAATCTTAAAAAAAGAGTAGCGTCTTATTTTACCAAACAGCACGATAATGCACGTACACGGTTATTGGTTAAAAAGATAAAGACCATTAAACATATAGTAGTTGCTACCGAAACTGACGCTTTATTACTAGAAAACAACTTGATAAAAAAATACCAACCACGGTACAATGTATTGTTGAAAGATGACAAGTCGTATCCTTGGATTTGTATCAAGAATGAGCGTTTTCCTAGAGTGTTTCCTACTAGACGGTTGATCAAAGATGGTTCAGAATATTTTGGGCCTTACACCAGTATGAAAACTGTGCACACCTTGCTAGATTTAATACGAGGATTATACCCTTTACGCACCTGCAATTATGATCTGGCCGAAGAAAAAATACGAAATGATAAATACAAAGTTTGCCTAGAATACCATTTAGGAAATTGCATAGGGCCTTGTGAAGGAAAACAAACTGAGGCAGATTACAATGGTAACATTCAAGCCATTCGCAATATTATAAAAGGTAATTTTAAAGACTCACTCAATCAATTTAAAACCCAAATGAAACAATTTGCAGCAGATTTAAAGTTTGAAGATGCTCAACGGGTAAAAGAAAAAATTGATGTGCTAGAAAACTATCAAGTAAAAAGTACGGTTGTTAACCCAAAAATTAACAATGTAGATGTATTTTCCATCGTTTCAGATGAGAGTTATGGGTATATAAATTTTCTTCAAATTTCTTTCGGAAGTATCATTCGTTCTCACACTTTAGAAATAAAGAAAAAGCTACAAGAGAGTGACAAAGAGTTATTAACCTTGGCAGTAGTAGAACTTAGACAACGTTTTAACTCACAATCAAAAGAGTTGTATCTTCCTTTTAAAATTGAAACAGAGGAAGGTATAAAAGTTCATATTCCAAAAGTGGGTGACAAAAAGAAAATTTTAGATCTATCACTAAGAAACGCAAAGTATTACAGAATGGAGCGTTTTAAACAAGCTAAAATTGTTGACCCCGATCGCCATGAAAACCGTATTATGGCTCAAATGAAAAAAGATTTGCGACTAAGCGAAGAGCCTCGTCACATAGAATGTTTTGATAATAGTAATATTCAAGGATCCAATCCTGTGGCTGCCTGTGTAGTTTTCAAAAATGGAAAACCAAGCAAAAAGGACTATCGTAAATTTAATATTAAAACAGTTAAGGGTCCAGATGATTTTGCTTCGATGGAAGAAGTGGTTTACCGCCGCTACAAAAGATTAAAAGAAGAAGAGCAACCTTTACCACAATTAATCATCATAGATGGAGGAAAGGGACAATTATCTTCTGCTTTAAAAAGTTTGGAAAAACTTGATTTACGCGGAAAGATTGCCATCATAGGTATCGCAAAGCGGCTAGAAGAGTTGTTTTATCCGGATGATCCTATTCCGTTATACTTAGATAAGAAAAGTGAAACTTTAAAAATAATTCAGCAATTACGAAACGAAGCTCATAGATTTGGTATTACTTTTCATCGTGATAAACGCAGTAAACAAGCACTAGATACAGTTTTAGAAACCATCCCCGGAATAGGAGAAAAAACAGTTTTGCAATTACTCAAACAATTTAAAAGTACCAAACGTATACAACAAGCAAGTTTTGATGAATTGGCAGATGTAGTAGGAACAAGTAGAGCAAAAAAAATTATAACCCATTTTCAGCAAAGTTGA
- a CDS encoding two-component regulator propeller domain-containing protein, with the protein MKYILTTILFFIGFLGFAQNFESSWTGYFSYNSVKDISQGNDRIYAASENAIFTYDLSTNEIETISTINGLSGEIISTIHYSTTHNLLVIGYENGLIEIVQDGEENVLTVVDILDKQVIPPDQKRINNFYEYNDVVYISTEYGISVYNLATLEFGDSYFIGPGGSQININQVTVSEPYIFAATTTNGIKRALVASENLIDFQQWNTIQGGNFKGIQKLGSELYIVNNGNRVFRLNPNGNIDNVQNFSSSVIDFQSANDMLTITTNTSIQAYSQGFQQEASLSSLPDYNYELLSGYSFNNTFYLGTSAQGVLEVPFDSNQANQVLPDGPLSNQSFSIDASPGQLWVNYGDISVTFNPFPLTFKGISNFREGEWTNISYEDIETKFGKDVNDLVRVKINPNNTEEVFMTSYQRGLLQIEGQEPTTLYDESNSPLEITFTDGSTPEAEGIRLFGMDYDNQGNLWFTQSRIAEGLIRRTPEGQFQRIDVSSIVNTDNEIALTEVETSNQGYVFFGTAQSGLAGYDINQNRFNRITEGEGNGNLPSVYIRALALDKQNRLWIGTFEGLRVLFNTSGFFEEDSNVQAQEIIIVEDGVPQELLFEQSITQIVVDGSNNKWIATGNSGVFYVSSNGQETLLRFTKDNSPLPSNNIQDIAIDEFSGVVYIATNQGLVSYNGTATAPRDNLDNVYAYPNPVRPGFNGNVTIDGLTANATVKITDIEGNLVFEDTSEGGSIQWDTKAFGKYKVASGVYLVLISTEDALETKVAKIMVVR; encoded by the coding sequence ATGAAATATATTTTAACCACCATTCTTTTTTTTATTGGCTTTTTAGGATTTGCACAAAATTTTGAAAGTTCGTGGACGGGTTATTTTTCGTATAATTCGGTTAAAGATATTTCTCAAGGAAATGATAGAATTTACGCTGCTTCAGAAAATGCTATTTTTACATATGATTTAAGCACAAATGAAATTGAAACAATTTCTACTATCAATGGTCTTTCAGGAGAAATTATTTCAACAATTCACTACAGTACTACACACAATTTACTTGTAATTGGTTATGAAAACGGCCTGATAGAAATTGTTCAAGACGGTGAAGAAAACGTATTGACCGTTGTAGATATTTTGGATAAACAAGTAATACCACCCGATCAAAAAAGAATTAATAACTTCTATGAGTACAACGATGTAGTATATATATCTACTGAATATGGTATTTCAGTATACAACTTAGCAACATTAGAGTTTGGTGACTCTTACTTTATAGGGCCGGGCGGTTCGCAAATTAATATTAATCAAGTAACCGTTTCTGAACCATACATCTTTGCAGCTACTACAACCAATGGAATTAAAAGAGCTTTGGTAGCTAGCGAAAATTTAATTGATTTTCAACAATGGAATACCATTCAAGGCGGAAACTTTAAAGGAATACAAAAACTAGGATCAGAATTATATATTGTAAATAACGGTAACAGGGTTTTTAGGTTAAACCCAAATGGAAATATAGATAATGTACAAAACTTTTCAAGTTCGGTTATAGATTTTCAAAGTGCCAATGATATGTTAACTATAACGACCAATACATCAATTCAAGCTTATAGTCAAGGTTTTCAACAAGAAGCAAGTTTAAGTTCTTTACCAGATTACAATTATGAACTTTTATCAGGTTATTCTTTTAATAATACATTTTACCTAGGAACTTCAGCACAAGGAGTTCTTGAAGTTCCATTTGATAGCAATCAAGCCAATCAAGTATTACCCGATGGGCCTTTATCAAATCAAAGTTTTAGTATTGATGCCTCTCCGGGACAGCTTTGGGTTAATTATGGTGATATAAGCGTAACGTTTAATCCCTTTCCGTTGACTTTTAAAGGAATTAGCAATTTCAGAGAAGGAGAATGGACCAATATTTCATATGAAGATATTGAAACTAAATTTGGCAAAGATGTTAATGATTTAGTACGCGTAAAAATCAATCCCAATAATACAGAAGAAGTGTTTATGACCTCTTATCAAAGAGGCTTGTTGCAGATTGAAGGTCAAGAACCCACTACACTTTATGATGAATCTAATAGCCCGCTCGAAATTACTTTTACAGATGGATCAACACCAGAAGCTGAAGGGATAAGGCTTTTTGGAATGGATTATGACAATCAAGGTAACCTTTGGTTTACACAATCCAGAATTGCAGAAGGACTTATAAGAAGAACACCAGAAGGACAATTTCAACGTATTGACGTAAGTTCTATTGTAAATACAGATAATGAAATCGCTTTAACCGAAGTAGAAACCAGTAATCAAGGATATGTGTTTTTTGGTACCGCCCAGAGCGGCTTAGCCGGGTATGATATCAACCAAAACAGATTTAACAGAATCACCGAAGGTGAAGGAAACGGTAATTTGCCTAGTGTTTATATAAGAGCATTGGCCCTAGATAAACAAAACAGGTTATGGATTGGTACTTTTGAAGGTCTGAGAGTACTTTTTAACACTAGCGGCTTTTTTGAAGAAGACTCAAATGTTCAAGCTCAAGAAATAATAATTGTAGAAGACGGAGTGCCGCAAGAATTACTTTTTGAACAATCTATCACTCAAATTGTTGTAGATGGCTCAAATAATAAATGGATAGCAACAGGTAACTCGGGAGTGTTTTATGTTTCTTCAAACGGACAAGAAACGCTTTTACGCTTTACAAAAGACAATTCTCCACTTCCGTCAAATAACATTCAAGATATTGCTATAGATGAATTTAGTGGTGTTGTGTATATCGCTACAAACCAAGGATTGGTTTCTTATAACGGAACAGCAACAGCTCCAAGGGATAACCTTGATAATGTATATGCCTACCCCAATCCCGTACGTCCTGGATTTAATGGCAACGTAACCATTGACGGTCTCACAGCAAATGCAACAGTTAAAATTACCGATATTGAAGGCAACCTTGTTTTTGAAGATACCAGTGAAGGCGGAAGCATTCAATGGGATACCAAAGCCTTTGGTAAATATAAAGTTGCATCTGGAGTATATTTAGTATTAATAAGTACCGAAGATGCACTCGAGACTAAAGTTGCAAAAATAATGGTAGTACGGTAA
- a CDS encoding TonB-dependent receptor plug domain-containing protein, which yields MKPILLGIALLCSVFAHSQNITGKVQSPNGKPLEDVVVFNKNSGSHTHTDASGTFTLSNNTVNDEVNISHLGYESVTFSVKEENFTSEVTIVLKDASVSLQQIVITPSVNTLSQITNVDLETNPVKSSQEILRKVPGLFIGQHAGGGKAEQIFLRGFDIDHGTDISLSVDGMPVNMVSHAHGQGYSDLHFLIPETIENIEFGKGPYYADHGDFTTAGFVDFRTKNRIDNSSISVEYGDFNSFRTVGMFKVLDTEKSNAYLATSLNTFDGPFDSPQNFNRYNVMGKFNFQLPGDQHVSLTASHFQSKWDASGQIPQRAVDAGIIDRFGAIDDTEGGNTSRTNVILNHTKIISSTQKLESTAYVTHYDFELYSNFTFFLEDPINGDQIKQQEDRSLFGFKTAYSEKLKANAFDFEYTAGGGVRYDDVNDVQLSRTKNRDELLERLAFGNVDQINAFGFVNTEFDFGNFKINPALRLDYFKFDYENFLTETYDNKSETKVFASPKLNVSYSPNRNLQLFAKTGIGFHSNDSRVVVANSGEDILPAAYGADLGAIYKITDRLIVNSAVWALFLDQEFVYVGDAAIVEPSGKTRRMGVDFGLRYEATEWMYLFGDINYTYARSTEEPEGEDYIPLAPDLTSTGGIAFDNIGNFSGGLNYRYIKDRPANEDNSIVAEGYFVTDFNVNYTYKNIVFGVIIENLFDTEWNETQFATESRLFNEPESVEEIHFTPGTPFFIRGKVTVNF from the coding sequence ATGAAACCTATTCTTTTAGGGATAGCACTTTTATGCTCTGTTTTTGCACATTCGCAAAATATAACAGGTAAAGTGCAAAGCCCTAATGGCAAACCTCTTGAGGATGTTGTCGTTTTTAACAAAAATTCCGGAAGCCATACACATACAGACGCTTCGGGAACATTCACTTTATCAAATAACACGGTTAATGATGAAGTTAACATTTCACATCTAGGATATGAAAGTGTTACTTTCTCAGTAAAAGAAGAAAATTTTACTTCTGAAGTAACTATTGTATTAAAAGATGCATCGGTAAGCCTGCAACAAATAGTTATCACACCTAGCGTGAATACATTGAGCCAAATTACCAATGTAGACTTAGAAACCAACCCGGTAAAATCATCTCAAGAAATTTTGAGAAAAGTTCCCGGTCTTTTTATAGGTCAACATGCCGGTGGCGGTAAAGCGGAGCAAATATTTCTTCGCGGTTTTGATATTGATCACGGAACAGACATTAGTCTTTCTGTAGATGGTATGCCGGTAAACATGGTATCGCATGCTCACGGTCAAGGGTATAGTGATTTACACTTTTTAATACCTGAAACTATTGAGAATATTGAGTTTGGCAAAGGGCCTTATTATGCTGACCACGGAGACTTCACTACAGCGGGTTTTGTTGATTTTAGAACAAAAAACCGCATAGATAACAGTTCTATTTCGGTAGAATATGGTGATTTTAACTCCTTTAGGACTGTAGGGATGTTTAAAGTGCTTGATACTGAAAAGAGCAACGCTTACCTTGCTACATCGTTAAACACTTTTGACGGACCTTTTGATTCTCCTCAAAATTTTAATCGATATAACGTGATGGGGAAATTCAATTTTCAGTTACCTGGTGATCAACATGTAAGTTTAACCGCATCACATTTCCAAAGCAAATGGGATGCTTCGGGCCAGATACCGCAACGAGCTGTTGATGCTGGAATTATTGATCGTTTTGGCGCTATTGATGATACTGAAGGTGGTAATACCAGCCGAACAAACGTGATACTGAATCACACCAAAATTATTTCGTCTACCCAAAAGCTGGAAAGCACAGCTTATGTGACGCATTATGATTTTGAGTTATACTCAAACTTCACGTTCTTTCTAGAAGATCCTATTAACGGTGATCAAATAAAGCAACAAGAAGACCGTAGCTTGTTTGGTTTTAAAACGGCATACTCAGAAAAATTAAAGGCCAATGCTTTTGATTTTGAATATACTGCCGGTGGTGGTGTACGCTATGATGATGTAAACGATGTACAATTATCAAGAACCAAAAACAGAGATGAGCTTCTTGAACGATTGGCTTTTGGTAATGTAGATCAAATCAATGCCTTTGGATTTGTAAATACCGAGTTTGACTTCGGAAACTTTAAAATTAATCCAGCTTTACGCTTAGATTACTTTAAGTTTGATTATGAAAATTTCTTAACCGAAACTTATGATAATAAAAGTGAAACTAAAGTTTTTGCCAGTCCTAAGTTGAATGTAAGTTACAGTCCTAACCGTAATTTACAATTATTTGCAAAAACCGGTATAGGCTTTCATTCAAACGATAGCCGTGTGGTTGTAGCAAATAGTGGTGAAGATATTTTACCCGCCGCTTATGGAGCAGACTTGGGAGCTATCTATAAAATAACAGACCGCTTGATTGTAAATTCTGCTGTTTGGGCTCTATTTTTAGACCAAGAATTTGTTTACGTGGGTGATGCCGCAATTGTTGAACCTAGCGGAAAAACACGTAGAATGGGTGTAGATTTTGGTTTGCGATATGAAGCTACCGAGTGGATGTACCTCTTTGGAGATATAAATTACACCTATGCTCGCAGCACCGAAGAGCCAGAGGGAGAAGATTACATTCCTTTAGCACCAGATTTAACCTCAACCGGAGGAATTGCTTTTGATAACATAGGTAATTTTTCTGGCGGTTTAAACTACCGTTATATAAAGGATAGACCTGCAAACGAGGACAATAGTATTGTTGCCGAAGGTTATTTTGTAACTGATTTTAATGTTAATTACACCTATAAAAACATAGTTTTTGGTGTTATAATTGAAAATTTATTTGATACAGAATGGAATGAAACACAATTTGCTACAGAAAGTAGATTGTTTAACGAACCTGAATCTGTTGAAGAAATTCATTTTACACCAGGAACTCCTTTCTTTATTAGAGGAAAAGTGACGGTTAATTTTTAA
- the recO gene encoding DNA repair protein RecO translates to MIVTTKAIVISSLRYAEADLIVSCFTEVDGMKSYMLRNILKSKKGKLRTSFFQPLSQLELIANHKNKGTLEYIKEAKIVYPYQTLHSDVLKSSLVMFCSEILKSTIKEEEPNPQLFQFLSYAFQWLDLHETYANFHILFLLKLSQYLGFYPDDSNVDYPYFNIQEGSFEKQFNDHFSEEGPEVEALKQFFNQDFSTFSEIKLQKQTRTATLNLLLNYYHYHSQGFKTPKSLAVLQQLFN, encoded by the coding sequence ATGATAGTCACCACAAAAGCTATCGTTATTTCTTCATTACGTTATGCCGAAGCAGATTTAATTGTAAGTTGCTTTACTGAAGTAGACGGTATGAAAAGTTATATGCTTCGCAACATTCTTAAATCAAAAAAAGGAAAGTTACGCACTTCTTTTTTTCAGCCTTTATCACAACTAGAACTTATAGCTAATCATAAAAACAAAGGAACACTAGAATACATAAAGGAAGCAAAAATCGTGTATCCTTATCAAACCTTACATAGCGATGTACTCAAATCATCATTGGTTATGTTTTGTTCAGAAATTTTAAAAAGCACCATTAAAGAAGAAGAACCCAACCCTCAGCTTTTTCAGTTTTTGAGTTATGCTTTTCAATGGCTAGACTTACATGAAACCTATGCAAACTTTCACATTCTTTTTCTTCTGAAACTTTCTCAATACTTAGGTTTTTATCCCGATGATTCAAACGTAGACTATCCTTATTTTAATATTCAAGAAGGTAGTTTTGAAAAACAATTTAATGATCATTTTTCTGAAGAAGGCCCTGAAGTTGAAGCTTTAAAACAATTTTTTAATCAAGATTTTTCAACCTTTTCAGAAATTAAACTTCAGAAACAAACTAGAACGGCAACCTTAAATTTACTTTTAAACTATTACCACTATCATTCACAAGGCTTTAAAACTCCAAAATCTTTAGCGGTGCTTCAACAGCTGTTTAATTAA